From Melitaea cinxia chromosome 3, ilMelCinx1.1, whole genome shotgun sequence, one genomic window encodes:
- the LOC123669603 gene encoding nucleolar complex protein 2 homolog has product MKNKKSTKPTKSPSEIGSDSEEELSPETHKQSLEKLKKIDPDFYNFLEENDENLLNFEADSDEDASVNDEHKDDKVHVPGPITGDSDESDFEDENAKVVQGKVTLKMVSQWQAELQREGKIKLKSLTTVIKVFNAAMLRVTSEDGTSDGEFKVEGSSVFNAVIQMCVLYLPSAIKKYLGMEQSGKDPQKCKHFIKIKGPLLAYLKDLLKLLSGVTSDNILTVLLKHLHQMSVYVACFNSISKQALKKLITLWSSSEETVRVLAFLCILRITRNQQAALLDLVLKAMYLTYVKNCKFVSPSTWPGINFMRRSLVEMFTLDLNVSYRHVFLYIRQLAIHLRNAIVVQKIENRQAVYNWQFVNSLHLWADLISATSNKPQLQPLLYPLVMVITNTIKLVPTHQYYPLRFHCVEILINLSKETDTFIPILPFIVEVLTTYDFNKKNKKVSMKPLDFSCILRLAKSQLMENGFKDSVIDRVYGLLLEYMASISHTIAFPDISLLAVIQIKQFLKTCSVSNYTKRLRQLLEKIEENSKFIEKERAQVSFALSDEKMVAAWEARIKTKGTPLLTFFESWNKVNKIQKRKRITKNDEIAGELPMIKRAKIAEKEDKAPKPENKGPLVLFPSDSEDEETNFKLDEETEKPKKAKLKKKANKKKEKKKETISEINIPDKEDVVQDFSVSDW; this is encoded by the exons atgaaaaacaaaaaatcgacGAAACCTACTAAATCGCCCTCGGAAATCGGATCAG ATTCGGAAGAGGAGCTATCGCCAGAGACGCATAAGCAGTCACTGGAAAAGTTAAAGAAAATCGATCCAGATTTTTACAATTTCCTTGAAGAAAACGATGAAAATCTATTAAACTTTGAAGCTGATTCTGATGAAGATGCTTCAGTTAATGATGAACATAAAGATGATAAAGTACACGTACCTGGACCCATCACCGGCGACAGTGATGAAAGTGACTTTGAA gaCGAAAATGCCAAAGTTGTGCAGGGTAAAGTTACCCTTAAAATGGTATCCCAGTGGCAGGCAGAATTACAAAGGGAgggtaaaataaagttaaagtcTTTGACCACTGTTATCAAAGTCTTTAATGCTGCTATGTTGAGAGTTACCAGTGAAGATGGCACTTCAGATGGAGAGTTTAAAGTTGAAG gtTCCTCTGTTTTCAATGCTGTCATACAAATGTGTGTTCTGTATCTACCTAGTgcaattaaaaagtatttaggtATGGAACAGTCTGGTAAAGATCCACAGAAATGCAAACACTTCATAAAAATAAAGGGACCCTTGCTTGCTTACCTCAAAGATTTATTGAAACTACTTAGTGGTGTAACTTCCGACAATATTCTGACCGTACTTCTCAAACATTTACATCAAATGTCAGTTTATGTAGCCTGCTTTAACAGCATATCGAAACAGGCTCTAAAGAAGCTTATCACATTATGGAGTAGTAGTGAAGAAACTGTGCGAGTCCTAGCATTTTTATGCATTTTAAGAATAACTAGAAACCAACAAGCAGCTCTTTTAGATCTGGTTCTGAAGGCTATGTATTTAACTTATGTTAAAAACTGCAAGTTCGTGAGCCCTTCAACTTGGCCAGGAATTAATTTCATGAGGCGATCATTAGTTGAAATGTTTACACTTGATTTGAATGTATCATATCGTCatgtctttttatatataagacagcTTGCCATACATTTGCGTAATGCCATTGTAGtacaaaaaatagaaaatagacAGGCAGTGTACAATTGGCAGTTTGTTAATTCACTGCATTTATGGGCTGATTTAATATCAGCTACATCGAATAAACCTCAATTGCAACCTTTACTGTACCCACTGGTGATGGTCATAACAAACACAATAAAGTTAGTGCCGACTCACCAATACTACCCATTGAGGTTCCACTGTGTTGAGATACTCATCAATCTTTCAAAGGAAACAGATACCTTTATTCCCATACTGCCGTTTATAGTTGAG GTATTAACAACATACGATTTTAACAAGAAGAATAAGAAAGTGTCTATGAAGCCCCTTGATTTTTCATGTATTTTAAGATTAGCAAAATCTCAGCTAATGGAAAATGGGTTTAAAGACTCTGTGATAGACAGAGTTTATGGGCTTTTGTTGGAATATATGGCAAGCATATCACACACCATTGCATTCCCAGACATTTCACTATTAGCTGTTATACAG aTAAAGCAGTTTCTAAAGACATGTTCAGTTTCAAATTACACAAAAAGATTACGTCAGTTACTggaaaaaattgaagaaaattcGAAATTTATAGAAAAAGAAAGAGCTCAAGTGAGCTTCGCATTAAGTGACGAAAAAATGGTAGCGGCGTGGGAAGCGAgaattaaaacaaaaggtaCTCCTTTGCTGACGTTCTTTGAAAGCTGGAACAAAGTAAACAAGATACAAAAACGTAAAAGGATTACCAAGAATGATGAAATAGCTGGGGAGCTGCCCATGATCAAGAGGGCGAAAATAGCTGAAAAAGAAGACAAAGCACCCAAACCTGAAAACAAAGGTCCATTAGTTCTATTCCCATCTGATAGTGAAGATGAAGAGACCAATTTCAAGTTAGACGAGGAAACAGAAAAACCGAAAA